The DNA window GTGGCGACGCTATTGCCGATGATGTTGGTAAAAACGAATCCGCTGGACATCGCCTTGTGAATGCCGAGGATCAGCGCAATGGATTCGACGGGTATCGTGTTCGACGCTGTGAGCGTCGCCGCAAGCACTGCGATGGCGGCACCCGAAACGCCTGCTGCGCCCTTCGACGTCAGCAACAGAACGGCGAGCAGCACCAGTTGATCGTGCCAGGTCATCGGCGTGTTGGTCGCCTGAGCGAGGAACACTGCCGCTGCAGCAAAATACAGACACGTACCGTCGTGATTGAACGTGTAGGCAGTCGGCAGAACCAGACCCACTACCGATTTCTCGCAACCAAGTCGTTCCAGCTTATCGATCAGTTGCGGGAATACGGTTTCCGACGAACTCGTGCCGATCACGAGCAATAGCTCCGCACCGATATACCGCATCAGACGCAGCAGACTGAAACCATTCACTTTCGCGATCGGCCACAGAACCAGCAGAAGAAACAGTAAGCAGGTCAAATAGAACTCGAGCACCAGCTTGCCGAGCGAGAGCAATGTGCCGAAACCGAATTTACTGACCGTGAATGCAATCGCGCCGAATGCCGCGAGGGGCGCGATTTTCATCGTCAGCCCAATGATCCAGAACAGCGATCCCGACACTGCTTCGATCAGATTCAATGCAGGCTGCGCACGTTCGCCGATTGCCGCGAGACCGAACGCGAACAGCACCGAGAAGAACAGCACCTGAAGCACATCACCGCCCGCGAACGCGCTGATCGCGGTGTGCGGAATCACATTCAGCAGAAATTCGCTCGTCGTGATGACGTGATGCGCGCTGGCGACGTACGTATCCACTGCCGCGGAATGCACGCTGTGAATGTCAACGTTCATACCAACGCCGGGCTTCAGCACATTGACGACCACGAGGCCTAGCACCAGTGCGATCGACGTCACGACTTCGAAATACAGCAGCGCCTTGATCGCGACACGGCCAACCTTCTTGAAGTCGTTGACGCCCGCAATGCCGCTGCAAACGGTGCAGAAAATGATCGGGCCAATCAGCATCTGGATGATGCGGATAAAGGCGTCGCCAACGGGCTGCAGGTTGATGCCGAACTTCGGAAAGAAGTAACCCGTGGCGACACCGATCGCCATGCCAGCCAGCACCTGGAAAGATAAGTCGAGATAGAACGGGCGACGTTCCCTCGATTTCGCGGCGGCGGATTTGCCGGGCAGGCTCATGGTGTCTCCTTGACAGACTACGGCGAATTCGGATTCGCTCAAAAATCGTAAAACGGACGAATGCAGCGTTAGCGCGCAGCGTCG is part of the Paraburkholderia fungorum genome and encodes:
- the dctA gene encoding C4-dicarboxylate transporter DctA — its product is MSLPGKSAAAKSRERRPFYLDLSFQVLAGMAIGVATGYFFPKFGINLQPVGDAFIRIIQMLIGPIIFCTVCSGIAGVNDFKKVGRVAIKALLYFEVVTSIALVLGLVVVNVLKPGVGMNVDIHSVHSAAVDTYVASAHHVITTSEFLLNVIPHTAISAFAGGDVLQVLFFSVLFAFGLAAIGERAQPALNLIEAVSGSLFWIIGLTMKIAPLAAFGAIAFTVSKFGFGTLLSLGKLVLEFYLTCLLFLLLVLWPIAKVNGFSLLRLMRYIGAELLLVIGTSSSETVFPQLIDKLERLGCEKSVVGLVLPTAYTFNHDGTCLYFAAAAVFLAQATNTPMTWHDQLVLLAVLLLTSKGAAGVSGAAIAVLAATLTASNTIPVESIALILGIHKAMSSGFVFTNIIGNSVATIVVANWEKALDRVALHRELKAGFKAPSSSPARLNQTTSGHAGN